The following is a genomic window from Methanoplanus sp. FWC-SCC4.
ATCAAATTTTTTCTGAATATATTCTCTTGCCATTATTTGGGAATCCCCCGGAAAAAAATAGTATTTAAATTATTTAATTTTGTAGTCTACTGGTTCATATAATCCCTTGCTTCTGCAAGGACTTCAACAAGACCGTCTGCGGTCATGCCTTTAAGATCTGCCGCATGTATCTCTCCTGCGGCATATGCGGATTCACATTCCTCGTATGAAGAGAATTCACGGTTCCCTCCAAACTTTTCAGGACGGTTCAGCGGCACGATGTCCATTCTTGGGAATACATGATATTTTAATACCTGGAGGACAGGATTTTCCTCTGTTTCAGGCGGGCAGAATGCTTTTTTCATCTTCTTCCTTATTGCATCCTCGGAATCAGCCACAGAGATGTAATTTCCTTCGGAGGATGACATCTTTTTACCGTTTAATCCGTTAATGATTGGAGTGTGCATGCAGAGCGGTGCCTTTTCACCGATTGTCGGCAGATATTCACGTGCAAGCATGTGAATCTTTCTCTGATCGATTCCGCCAAGCGCCACATCAACATTGAGCTTTGCAATATCGACCATCTGCATTATCGGGTAAACCATCTGTGATACATGGGGAGCGTCCATGTTTCTTCCGACCTCGTTCATGCTTCTTGTTGCACGGTTCAGGGTTATCTGCTGTGCGAGTTTTAAAACATCCAACTGGTAATCAGGGTTTAGCTGGATATCAGTTCCCATTACAAACTCGACATTTTTGCCTTTCAATCCAACAGCCTCAAAGCAGCGGCGGTTATATTCGGCAAGCTCCCTTACTTCCTCCATTGTTCCCTTCTGGTTTAAAAAGGCATGAAGGTCTGCTAAAAGGACTTTAATTTTAAACCCTGCCTCACGCAAATCCATTAGTTTGTTTATTGTTACGAGATGACCGAGATGTATCTCTCCGGATGGTTCATATCCGGCGTAAACTGACATTTCCGGCTGGGAAAGCACGGATTTT
Proteins encoded in this region:
- a CDS encoding tyrosine--tRNA ligase; amino-acid sequence: MDKYELVTRNTVEIVTEDELKSVLSQPEMSVYAGYEPSGEIHLGHLVTINKLMDLREAGFKIKVLLADLHAFLNQKGTMEEVRELAEYNRRCFEAVGLKGKNVEFVMGTDIQLNPDYQLDVLKLAQQITLNRATRSMNEVGRNMDAPHVSQMVYPIMQMVDIAKLNVDVALGGIDQRKIHMLAREYLPTIGEKAPLCMHTPIINGLNGKKMSSSEGNYISVADSEDAIRKKMKKAFCPPETEENPVLQVLKYHVFPRMDIVPLNRPEKFGGNREFSSYEECESAYAAGEIHAADLKGMTADGLVEVLAEARDYMNQ